From Candidatus Sphingomonas colombiensis, one genomic window encodes:
- a CDS encoding GMC family oxidoreductase: MADQSADFVVIGSGIIGSLTARRLAESGSSVLILEAGPRVTRGELVARFRNSPRRGDWMSPYPPSPWAPHPVYEPQDNGYLIQAGPYPYPAEYIRQVGGTTWHWAAHAWRHVPNDFRIKSLYDVGVDWPFSYEDLEPFYQEAEELIGVSGAPNTGSPRAKPFPMEPVAEPFAMRRIRERLAGTFDVVSNTTARNSRSYDGRPPCCGNNSCQPICPIDAQYHGGIAAASAEAAGVKLQVNANVYRLEHGPDGRILAAHYYDPDKVSHRVTGGTFIVAANGIESPRLMLLSASDKFPNGLANSSGMMGRNLMDHPSTSLTFDADEDLWLGRGPQSPSSINTMRDGGFRNGHAAYRLDFTNISRVDGATKALIAAGVYGPEFEKRLRHSAAREMNVKTVLEVLPHPDRRITLSDQKDAMGIPKPQAHYAIDDYTRRGHERGKRDFQRIADLMGGTNLKFSKDGDFANNQHICGTLSMGMDPRTSVCDGYGRAHDHENLFFTGTGVLPTSGTCNSTENGLAVALRSVHHILAGKPLGTSPRAS, encoded by the coding sequence ATGGCTGACCAATCCGCCGATTTCGTCGTCATCGGTTCCGGCATCATCGGCTCGCTGACCGCGCGCAGGCTGGCCGAATCCGGCTCTTCCGTGCTCATTCTCGAGGCGGGACCACGCGTTACGCGCGGGGAATTGGTCGCCCGCTTTCGCAATTCGCCGCGGCGTGGTGACTGGATGTCCCCTTATCCGCCATCTCCCTGGGCGCCTCACCCGGTCTATGAACCGCAGGACAACGGCTATCTCATCCAGGCTGGCCCGTATCCGTATCCGGCCGAATATATCCGTCAGGTCGGGGGCACGACGTGGCACTGGGCGGCCCATGCGTGGCGCCATGTTCCCAACGATTTTCGCATCAAAAGCCTCTATGACGTCGGCGTCGACTGGCCCTTTTCCTACGAGGATCTCGAGCCCTTCTATCAGGAGGCGGAAGAGCTGATTGGGGTCTCTGGCGCGCCGAACACCGGCTCCCCCCGCGCCAAACCATTTCCGATGGAGCCCGTGGCGGAGCCCTTCGCCATGCGCCGCATCCGGGAGCGGCTGGCCGGCACCTTCGACGTCGTCAGCAACACCACCGCCCGGAACAGCCGCAGCTATGATGGCCGCCCGCCGTGCTGCGGTAACAACAGCTGCCAGCCGATCTGCCCGATCGACGCCCAGTATCACGGCGGCATTGCGGCGGCTTCGGCCGAGGCGGCGGGCGTGAAACTCCAGGTCAACGCCAATGTCTATCGGCTGGAACATGGCCCGGACGGACGGATACTCGCCGCCCATTATTACGATCCCGACAAGGTCTCGCACCGGGTCACCGGCGGGACGTTCATCGTTGCCGCCAACGGCATCGAAAGCCCCCGGCTGATGCTACTTTCGGCGAGCGACAAATTTCCCAACGGGCTGGCGAACAGCAGCGGCATGATGGGCCGCAATCTGATGGACCACCCCAGCACTTCGCTGACGTTCGATGCCGATGAAGATCTCTGGCTCGGGCGTGGGCCGCAAAGTCCAAGCTCCATCAACACGATGCGCGATGGCGGCTTTCGTAACGGGCATGCGGCCTATCGGCTGGATTTCACCAATATCTCCCGGGTCGATGGAGCGACGAAAGCGCTCATCGCCGCCGGCGTGTATGGGCCGGAATTCGAAAAACGCCTGCGTCACAGCGCCGCGCGCGAGATGAACGTCAAGACCGTGCTCGAAGTGCTGCCGCATCCGGATCGGCGGATCACCCTGTCGGACCAGAAAGACGCGATGGGCATTCCCAAACCGCAGGCGCATTATGCGATCGATGATTATACGCGGCGCGGGCACGAGCGCGGGAAGCGCGATTTCCAGCGCATCGCGGACTTGATGGGGGGGACGAACCTCAAATTCAGCAAAGACGGGGATTTCGCCAACAATCAGCACATCTGCGGCACGCTCAGCATGGGCATGGATCCCCGTACCTCGGTTTGCGACGGTTATGGTCGGGCGCACGATCATGAAAATCTGTTCT